Within Ralstonia pickettii DTP0602, the genomic segment GGGCATGAGCGGGCGATGTTCGGCAGCAACCTGCCGGTCTCGGGCCTGAGCGCGGACTTCGGTACGATCCTCGGCACGGTGTGCGAGGCGCTGCCGGATCCTGTGTCCAGGCAGCGCGTGCTGGCCGGGAATGCGGCGAGGTTCTATCGCATTGCGCCGGCGCAAATGATGACGTTCCCGCAAGCGTGAGAGGGGAGAAAGCCAGCGGCAACGGACACGCCCACTACGCTGCCAGCCGCCGCACGCATGCTATAAAGGCCGCTCTTCGCCGAGGCTCCTCCTGAGCGGCCACCATGCCAGACCTCTCCGCCCCCCTCTCCAGCGCTGCCACGCTGCGCAAACGCCTGCATATGCGGCATCTGCGCCTGGCCCTGGCCCTGGCCGAGCACCGCTCGCTGCGGCGCGCCGCCGCACAGATGGCGCTGTCCCAGCCAGCCGTCACCAAGGCATTGCACGAGCTCGAGAGCGTGGTCGGCACGCTGCTGTTCACGCGCCATGCGCGCGGCATCGAGCCGACGGTATTCGGCGAGGCGCTGATCCGCTACGCGCGCGTGGTGCTGGCCGACCTGGATGCCCTGCATGATGAATTTGCCGCCATCGCCGCGGGTGAGGTGGGCAAGGTGCGGCTCGGCTCGATCCTGGCCCCGGTGCCTTCGGTGCTGTCCGGCGTCATCAACGCGCTCAAGGCGCGCTATCCGCATTTGCATATCGTGATGCAGGTCGACACCAGCGACGTGCTGGTACAGGCGCTGCGGCAGGATGCGCTGGACGTGGTGATCGGACGCATCCCCGAGGGTACGATGGCCGACGATCTCGACTTCGAGCCTCTGTTCGAGGAGTCGCTGGCCATCGTGGCGCGTGCCGGCCATCCGCAGGCAGGCAAGCGCAGCGTCAAGCTGGCTTCCCTGGCTGGCTATCCCTGGATCATCCCGCCAGCGGCCGTGCCGATGTGGCAGATCATCGACCAGACCTTCCGCGACAACCGCGTGCCGCTGCCGGAAGACATCATCGAGACCTCGTCGATCATGGGCACGCTGCCGCTGCTGGCGGACAGTGACCGCATTGCCGTCGTGCCGGGTGCCATCGCGGACTACTTCGGCTCGCTGGGCGCGCTGGCAGTGCTGCCGGTGCCGATGCGCGGGCGGCTGGTGCCCTATGGGATCGTGGTGCGCCGGCGCCGTGCCGCCACGCCGGCCATGCGCCTGCTGATCGACGCAGTGCGCGCGGCGGGGGCCGGCGATCCGCATGCCACTGAATTGGAGCCACTACCTGCCAGGTAATGGTTATTCGCCGCGGTGCATGCTGTAATGCATCCCATGGAGACGCTGACCCCCGCTTCCGAAGCCACCCTCGACTTCCCCGGCCTGCTGCGCTACTGGCGCGGCAAGCGCGGCTACAGCCAGCTGGCGCTGTCCCTGGCCGCCGGGGTGTCGCAGCGCCACATCTCCTTCCTGGAATCCGGCCGCGCACGCCCCAGCCGCGAAATGGTGCTGGCACTGGCCGACCGGCTTGGCGTGCCGCTGCGCCAGCGCAACCGGCTGCTGCTGGCCAGCGGCTTTGCCCCGGCCTATAGCGAACACGCGCTGGCCTCGCCGCCGCTGCAGATGGTGCAGCAGGCGATCACGCTGATCCTGTCCAAGCAGGAGCCTTACCCGGCCGTGGTGCTGGACCGGTTCTGGAACCTGGTGGACGCCAACGGGGCCTACCGGCGCATGCTCGACACGCTGCTCGACGGCCGCGCGCCGGCGTCGCTGTCGGACGAGGAAAACGCCGGACGGCGGCGCATCAACCTGATGCTGACCGTGTTCGATCCCGAGGGCCTGTGGCCGATGATCGAGAATGCCCGCCAGGTCGGCCGCTACCTGGTGCGGCGCGTCTGGCAGGAGTTGCAGGTGCAGGCCCACGACCAGACCGCGCGCGAGATCTTCCGGCGCATCGCCGCCTGGCATCCCGACATGGTGGGGCCGGGCGGCGTGCTGCTGCCCGAGGACGACGGCGCCGAGGGCTCGCCGCCGCCGGTGCTGCCTGTGGTACTGCACGCAGGCGCGTTCCGCGCGTCGCTGTTCTCGACGCTGACCACGCTCGGCATTCCGCAGGACATCACCCTGCAGGAGCTGCGCATCGAATGCTTCTTCCCGGCGGACGACGGCACGCGCGCCCTGTTTGAAACGCTGGGCGAGGCGGACTGTGCCGCCGTCAGAAGCGGTAGCGCAGGTAGATGACGTGGAAGGTGGTGCCGGGATTGGGGTCCTTGATGCCGGCGTTGGACAGGTGCTGGTAGCGGTAGCCCGCGGTAAAGCGGCGGTCCTTGCCGACCGTCACGCCGATGCCGGCATATTCCGAGAACTGGAAGGCGGTGGAGATGACGTGGTCATCCGAGGTACGCGTGCCGGTCAGCAGGCGCGGCCCGACCGACAGTTCCAGGAACGGCACCCAGTTGTGGCGCCACCACGCGATGCGCACCACCGGCGAGGCGCCGAACTCCCACAGGTCGTTCGGGTTGTGATCGCTGTTGCTGAACCAGCGCGCGACATTGACTTCCCATTGCAGGTCAACCTGCCAGCCCTGCGGATTGCCCCAGGCCCAGCCTGAATCCCACAGCAGGGCGACCTCGGCCTTCTGTACATCATGGTCATTGTCGAAGCCGTAGTTCAGCTGCACGGCCGGCGCGGCGCGGGCCGCGGAGCCCAGGCACAAGGGCAGCGCTACCAGCGCCGCGAGGGCCGCGTGGCGCGCCCGGCGTCGCGGCAGCCATCGCGGCTGCGCTCGCGGGGATGGCGTGGGGTCAAAGGAGGAACAACTCGCATGGCGGTCTGGCCTGGCTTCTTGATCTTGTCGGAGCATGGGAAGCACGGAGAAACGATGCTGCGTGGTTGTCAGGCGTGGCATGGCCCGGCAGCCGCGACGGCGCCGCTTGCGTAGGCTCAGCCTCCTTAACCTATTTGTAGTACACGGCGACGCGCGTTGCAGCGCCGAGGGGGGCGCTGCGGAGAGCAAATAGAAAAATTCAATCGTGCTAACATTCGCGGGCCGGTGCTGGCCGCAGGGCCGCACCGGTACGTTACGTCTTCAGGGCGGGGTGAAAGTCCCCACCGGCGGTATGCCGCGGTGCGCAATGCGTGCCCGGCGAGCCCGCGAGCGCTCGCATTCCCGTGCGAGGTCAGCAGACCTGGTGAGAGGCCAGGGCCGACGGTCATAGTCCGGATGAAAGAAGATGGGCGGAGCTTGCCCGCGTGGCCTGGCGCATTTGCCCTGGCCCGCGGCCTTGCCGTTGCCTTGCGCCGCGCGCGCAGGGCGGGGCTGTCTGTGCACGTGCCGTGCGCAGCGTGGCAACTCTGTCGACCCTTCCCCTGGAACGCCCAAATGATCTGAACAAGGAGCGTTTCAATGCCTGGCCATTCCACCGAAGTTGTCGATCCCGATGTGTCCGCGGCCTTTGCCGTCGATACCGATACGCGTGCGCTTGCCGAGCGCATCGCGCAGGCGCTCGACGCCATGCGCGAAGGCCGTCCCGTCGTGCTGCTCGACGATGACGACCGCGAAAATGAGGCTGACCTGATCCTCGCCGCCGAGCGCCTCACCACCGCCAACATGGCGATGATGATCCGCGAATGCAGCGGCATCGTCTGCCTGTGCCTGACCACGGGCAAGGTGCGCCAGCTGGGCCTGCGGCCCATGGTCGAGCACAACCGCAGCCAGTACGGCACGGCCTTCACGGTCTCGATCGAGGCGCGCGAGGGGGTCAGCACCGGCGTCAGCGCCGCCGACCGCATCACCACCATTCGCGCCGCCATTGCCGCAGACGCGGGCACCGATGCAGTCGTCAGCCCCGGCCACGTGTTCCCGCTGGTGGCGCGCGACGGCGGCGTGCTGGAGCGCCGCGGCCATACCGAGGGCTCGGTCGACCTGGCGCGCATGGCGGGCCTGTCGCCGGCCGCGGTGCTGTGCGAGCTGATGAACCCGGACGGCACCATGGCGCGCCGGCCCGAGGCGCTGGCCTTCGCCGAGATGTACCGGCTGCCGGTGCTGACCATCGAGGACCTGGTGGCCTGGCGGGAATTGCACGGCTGACGGCGGTGTGCCTGCCGCACGTTCCGGTCTGAAAACGTATCGGGATGTGTCGGAATGCGGCACCCGTGTGCGACAATGCGGATCGCTTTTCCCGTCAATACGAGGGCAATTCCATGACGTTCCGCATTTTTGGGTACGCAGCCGCGCTCGCTGGCTGCGTGCTCGGGCTGGCTGCACCGCTGGCGCATGCCGAAGGCAGCGCCGCGCCGGCCTCCCGCCCGGCCGCCGCCGCCGGGCTGTACGAGTGCCAGGTGCCTGGCGCCGGCACCGTGTTCCGCTCCACTCCCAGGGAAGGCTGCCGCTTGGTGGTGGCGCCCGATCCGGGCGCGCCTGACCCGCAGCGCTGGATTCCGCTGATGGGCGCCAACGGGGTGATCTCCTATTTCGACCAGTCCGCCGTGCGCCGCCAGGGCACGGAGGTAGGCGTGGTGGTGATGCGCAATTCCCCGTCGGGCGTGATCCGCACCGCCAGCGGCGAGCCGATCCGCTCGTCGCTCAAGCGCATGGTGCTGAACTGCGCCAACTCGATGTTCGCGGTGGTCGAGCAGACGCTGTACAGCAAGCGCTTTGCCCGAGGCGAATCGCTCTATACGATCCGCGCGCCGCAGTACGGTACCTTCCAGCCGGCCGGGCCGGGCACGATCGCCGGCGAGCTGCTGCGGCGGCTGTGCCGCTGAGCCGGGCGGCGATTCACGGCGCACAAGTACATCGTCTCAGGGTTTGTCCCCGTCAACCGCGTACAAACCATCCTCGTTGATGCTGATGACAGGGCGCAGAACAATGCGCCCCGGTCATTGCAGGCATTCCCACATGCAGGGGCTCACGAGGAGACCGAAATGAAGAAGTGGATCGTCATGCTGTCGATGGCAATGTTTGGCGCGGGCGCGATGGCGCAGACGCCGGCAACCCCGGCCACGCCGGCAGCTCCGGCGGCGACCAAGGCTGCGCCGGCCAAGGCCGACAGCGGCAAGGCCAAGGCCAAGAAGACCAGCGCCAAGAAAAAGAAGAGCCACGCAACCGGCACCAAGGACCCGATGGCGAAGAAAGGCGCCTGAGCGCCGCTGCCAAACTGGCGGGCGGACGCACGGCTCCCCGGCAAGCGGGGACGCAAGCGGCGCCCTTACCGCCATGCCGCCACGCATCGATGGCGGGCCGGGCCGGCCGCCACCGCTGCGCGAGATGACAGCCTTGTGGCACGCAATGCGTGCCGTCCGGGGGGAGGGCGTGTCAGGCGGATCAGAACGGAGGCTTCGGCCTCCTTTTTTTCGTCTGCCGCACGCGGTGGCCCCGCCGCGCCGGCTTTGCGCATGCACCGGCCCACGCTATGCTTGCGGGCATCGTGCCAGGCATGGCGTGTGGCCGTCGCGCTGGCAAGGCGAACTCGGACGGGAGCGTTTATGGCAGCGCTTGCAGCATGGCGGCGGTGGCAGCGGACGGCGGCAGCATGGGTGGCCGGACTGGCCTGGCTGGTTTGCATGGGCTGGACGCATGCCGGCCTGGCGGCGGCGCCAGCCCCATTGCCAGCCTCAGTGTCCGCCCCAGCGCCGGCGGCGATTGTCGTACACACCGGCGACGCGGCCGAGCTGCGGCTGATGGACCGGCCGGTCGCCACACTGCGCGCCAGCATTGCAGGCGCCGGCCCGGCTGCGCGCGTGGCGCGGGCGCAGCAGGCGTTTGACGAACTCTCCGAAGCCGAACTCGCGCTGCCGTCTGGCCAGGTCAGCGGCACCTTAGGCGAGGCCCCGATGATCGCGTTCCGGCAGGGCGACTGGCTGCTGTTCGTGCTCACCGCGCAGGACCTGTCCCCGGAAGACAACCTCACGCTGGAAGCCGCTGCCACGCGCGCCGCGGCCGGGCTGCAACAGGCCGTCGAGGCGCGGCGCGCGCACCTGCACTGGCCCAACCTCTTGCGCGGCGCTGCGCTGAGCGCGCTGGGGCTGGCGGTGCTCGTCGCACTCGCGTGGGGGGTGGGGCGTGCGGGCATCGCGCTGCGTACCCGGGTGCAGGTGGCCCTGCAGCGGCACCTGGAACAGCGCACCGGCGCGGAGTTCGACTGGACCGGCGCGCTCTACCATTTGATCGGCCGCATCGTGCAGATCCTGACCATCGGCCTGGTGCTGGTGCTCGCCTTTGCCTGGCTGGACTTTGCGCTGGAGCAGTTTCCGCTGACGCAGCCGATGGGCGACCGCATGGGCGCGTTTATCGCCGGGCTGCTGTCGCGCATCGCCCTGTCGATGGTGGCGGCAGTGCCGGGCCTGGTCACGGTGGCGGTGATCCTGCTGATCACGCGCGCGGTGCAGCGGCTGGTGTCGAATATCTTCAAGGCCGTGCAGAAGGGCCAGATCACCGTGCCCGGCATGCACCCCGAAACCGCAGGTGCGACGCGACGGGTGGCGGCCGTGCTGATCTGGGCGCTGGGCTTTACCTTTGCCTACCCATATATCCCCGGCTCGGAGAGCGATGTGTTCAAGGGGCTGTCGGTGCTGCTCGGCTTTATGGTGACGCTGGGATCGGCCAATGTGGTCAACCAGCTGATGAGCGGCATGGTGGTGGTTTACTCGCGCGCGCTGCGGCGCGGCGACATGGTGAGCATCGGCGAGACCGTCGGCACCGTGGCTTCGCTCGACGCGTTGTCAGTGAAAGTCATCAACCTGCGCAATGAAGAAGTGACCCTGCCCAATGCGGTGGTGGTCGGCAGCGCCATTCACAACTACACGCGCCACGGCAGCGTGCGCGATCCGCAAGCGCACGAGGGCTGGCAGGCGGCGATGATCTCGACCTCGGTCACCATCGGCTACGACACGCCGTGGCGGCAGGTCCATGCCATGCTGCTCGCGGCCGCCGCCGAGGCCACGCACTTGGCGCCGTCGCCCACGCCGTATGTACTGCAGCGCGGGCTGTCGGATTTCTACGTCGAGTACGAACTGTTCGCCGCGCTGGACCAGCCGCGCAACCGCTTCTTCGCGCTGTCGGCGCTGCATGCGGCGATCCAGGACCAGTTCAATGCGCACGGCGTGCAGATCATGTCGCCGCATTTCATGGCACAGCCGGAAAAGACGGTCTATGTGCCGGAGGCCAAGTGGTACGAGCGGCCGGGCGCGCCGGACATCGATCCGGCGGCGCATCCGCACCGGTCACCGTCGCAGACAACATGACACGTGCGCCGCGACGTGCCGGATCAGCGCGGCTTAGTCACCGACGTGCCGTGACTTCCATTGCCCGCTGGGCTGCTTGCAGAACCAGCCGTTCCAGTGTTCCTCGGCGCTGCCGCGCTTGAGGTCGGACTTCACGCGCCGGCACGGCTGGCCCTTGTCGGTCTTGCTTTCGATGGGTGTGATGGTGCCGTCGATCTGCTGGCGCCGTCCCGCGGCCGGGTAGGTCCATTCGACGGCCTGGCCGTCGGCGGTATCGTTCAGCGCCTTGCGCACCGACTTGGCAAACGACGTGCCTTCCTTTTCGTTCATCGTGCCGATGATGGTGCCGCTCAGGTAGTTGTCGAAGTACGCCTGCGCGGGCGCGGTCATGGCGAGCAGCAGGGTGGCACCCAGCGCGCCGGCGATGGCGGCACGCTGGGCTGGGCGTGCGGTATGTTGTGTGGGCCGAGGCAGCATGACGATTCCTTTATGGCTTCGTGGTGGCGTTTGGGTGGCATTGTAAGCGAATGCCGGGCTGCCGACGACGGCAACCACGGCAGGCTACGCTGCCGCAGCGAGCGCGCATGCCGCGCCGCGTGGTTGACACATGCAAGGCCCTGACCTAGCGTTGATTGTTGCCCCGACGCTTGCCGTCCCTCACGCGCCGCAACTGCTGCCGCTGCGCCCCTTTCTATATAGCCATGGCAAGCCATCCCTGCGAGAGGAGATCCCATGAAGCTGCGCTATCTCACCATCGGCCTGGCGCTTGCCTGCGCCTTCGGCACGCTGCACGCCCAGACCTCGGGCAAGACCGACAAGTTCAATCCCTACACCGACGGCGCCAAGCAGGACAAATTCAGCCCGTACTCGGATGGCGCAAAAAGCGACAACGTGACCTCGCTGAATCCGGGTGCGCGACCTGACCAGCTGGAGCCGATTCAGGACGGTGCGCAGAAGTCCTTCGACTCCTACAGCCAGGGCGGCATGAAGAGCGGCAAGTTCGATACGTATTCCGACGGCGCCAGGAGTGGCAAGTTCGATACGTATTCGGAAGGGGCCAAAAAGTAACACTGTATTAAGGGGTCCGCCGGGCGGCGGACCCGGATATCCAGCGAATTGTGAGGGGCCGGCAAGCATTGCCTACGCCGGGTGGGTGGCCGTGTGACCCCAACGCCCGCAAAGCCTTGCCTGGAGCGGCTTTCGGGCAACCTGGTGAACAATTTGTTTCAAACCTTGCGTGATCGAAACGTGACTTTGGCGTCTCGAATTGTTATGGTCTATTGCGCATCGCAACAAACCAGACACATACCCCACGGGCCGTTCGCTTCGTGTCCGGGCCACGCCACTTCGCGCCGGGTCCGTCTCTTGCTGTGCCGTCCTTCGTTCCGACCGCCGATGCCGGTCACCCCGATTTAACCGCTCACCCTGGCATACATGTCACAGACCGCCACGCCACACCTGTCCGCAACGCTATCCCGGCCCGCTCGCGCAATCACCGCCGGCCCGGGCGCCCGCCACCGCGCGCAGCGCGCAGGCTTGCGGATTGCGGCATGGCTTGGCGGTGGCGCGCTGGCGCTGTGCGCCATGGCCGCGCATGCGTTCGACTTCGACACCGTGGCGGCGCGCGCGCGCCAGCTGGCGGCATCGCCGTACAAGGCGCCCCCGCAGAACCTGCCGCGCGAGTTGCGCGAGCTGTCCTACGAACGCTACCGTGAAATCGAATACAAGCCCGAACGTTTCGCCTGGCGCGGCACGCGCTCGCCGTTCGAGTTGTCGTTCTTCCACGAGGGCATGGTGTTCGACCAGCCAGTGCGCATCCATGAAGTGGTGGGCAACAGCGTGCGCGAGTTCCGCTTCGACCCCTCTGCGTTCAACTACGGCCCGCACAAGGTGGATGCCGCCAAGCTCAAGACGCTGGGCTTCGCGGGCTTCCGCATCCTCTATCCGCTCAACGGCAAGCGCAAGGACGAGCTGGCGTCGTTCCTCGGCGCGAGCTATTTCCGCGCGCTCGGCAAGGACCAGTGGTATGGGCTGTCGGCGCGGGGGTTGGCGGTGGACACCGCGCTCAATTCGGGCGAGGAGTTCCCGCGCTTCGTCGAATACTGGATCGAACGCCCCGCGGCCAATGCCAAGGAGATCACGATCTACGCGCTGATGGATTCGCGCCGCATGAGCGGCGCGTACCGCTTCACCATCAAGCCCGGTGAGGAGACCGCGATGGAGGTCAAGTCGCGCCTGTACCTGCGCGAGAACGTGACCAAGCTGGGGCTGGCGCCGCTGACCAGCATGTACCTGTACGGCGAAAACCAGCCGTCGCCGGCGCAGGACTTCCGGCCCGAGGTGCATGACTCGGACGGCCTGTCGATCCACCTGGGCACGGGCGAATGGGTGTGGCGCCCGCTGGTCAATCCCAAGCGGCTGCTGGTGACGTCCTTCGCGGCGACCAACCCGCAGGGCTTCGGGCTGATGCAGCGCGACCGCAGCTTCAACAGCTACCAGGAACTCGGCGCGTGGTACGAGCGCCGGCCCAGCGGCTGGGTGCAGCCGCGCGGCAACTGGGGCTCGGGCCGGGTGGAGCTGGTGCTGATCCCGACGCCGGACGAGACCAACGACAACATCGTCGCGTACTGGGTGCCGGACAACCCGCCCAAGCCGAAGCAACCCTTCGACTATGAATACCGGCTGCTGTGGCAAAAGGACGGCGAACAACAGCCGCCGCTGTCGTGGGTGACCCAGACCCGTCTGGGCCAGGGCCAGACCCGCAACAAGGAGGACATGAGCTTTTCGCTGGTGGTGGACTTCGAAGGCCCGTCCTTCCGCAGGCTGCCGGCTGACGTTCGCATCGACCCGGTGGTTTCGGCCGATGCCAACGGTGAATTGCTGAAGACGTCGGTGCAACGCAATGAGGCGACCGGCGGCTGGCGCATGACCATGGTGATGCGACGCAAGGACGAAACCAAGCCGGTAGAGTTGCGCGGCTATCTTCGCAACGGCAATACAACCCTATCCGAGACGTGGAGCTACATCTTACCCCCCGGCTAAAGCAGCGACCGGCCCAGGCGGCGGCATGCGAGCGCTATGTCGACCGCCTGCCCGTATCGCCTGAAGTGCGCAGCGAACTGCTGGCAGACGGCCCAAGCGCCGCGGCCACGCCTGCCGCACCCCTGACACCCGTGGCATCCGGTGCCCCCGTGATATCCGTCACTCCGGACGGCCGCGACGCGCAGGACGCGATCGCGCGCCTGCAGTCGCGCCTTGCGGCCAAGGACACGCCGGCCGCGCAGGGCGGCAGCGCCTACGCCTCCGTTGGCCGCCGTTTCACGATGGCGTACGGCAATCCGCAGGTAGGCGGCGAATCGCTGCTGCAGCGGCGCGAAGACGGCACCGTCAAGGTCGACACCGGCCCCGAGCCCGAGCGCAGTTCGATGGTGCCGCGCCAGTGGCCGCCGCATATCGTCACCGGCTGGCTGCGCAATACCTGGCGCCGCATGCTGGGCCGCCCGCCGGTGCCCGAGACCTGGGACACCCTGCACGACGGCCCCGATGCCGAAGGCAAGTGGCACCCGGCGGGCTCGCACCGCCGCTGGTTCCTGCTGGGCCTGGTCGTGATCCAGACCGTGCTGGCCACGTACTTCATGACCAGCGTGCTGCCGTACCACGGCGCCGACCCGCTCGAGATCGCGGTCCTGGGGCTGTTCGCCATCCTGTTCTCGTGGGTGTCAGCCGGTTTCTGGACGGCGATGATGGGCTTCCTTGTGCTGGCCAAGGGCGGCGACCGCCACCTGATCTCGCGCTCGGCCGCGCCTGACGGGCCGCTCGCGCCCGAGGCGCGCACCGCGATCATCATGCCGATCTGCAATGAGGACGTGACCCGCGTGTTCGCGGGCTTGCGCGCCACTTATGAATCGATGGCGCGCACCAGCCACCTGGCCAACTTCGATTTCATCGTGCTGTCGGACAGCGGCAACCCCGACCTGCGCACCGCCGAGCACGATGCGTGGATGGAACTGTGCCGCGCGGTCGGCGGCTTCGGCCGCATCTTCTACCGCTGGCGCCGCCACCGCGTGAAGCGCAAGACCGGCAACGTGGCCGACTTCTGCCGCCGCTGGGGCAGCAAGTACCGCTACATGGTGGTGCTCGATGCCGACAGCGTGATGAGCGGCGACTGCCTGGCCACGCTGGTGCGGCTGATGGAAGCCAACCCCGGCGCCGGCATCATCCAGACCGCGCCGCTGGCGGTGGGCCGCGAAACGCTCTATGCGCGCGTGCAGCAGTTCGCCACGCGCGTGTACGGGCCGCTGTTTACCGCGGGGCTGCACTACTGGCAGCTCGGTGAATCGCACTACTGGGGCCACAACGCCATCATCCGCGTCAAGCCGTTCATCGAGCATTGCGCGCTGGCGCCGCTGCCGGGCCGTGGCCCGCTCTCGGGCGAGATCCTGTCGCACGACTTCGTCGAAGCCGCGCTGATGCGCCGCGCGGGGTGGGGCGTGTGGATTGCCTACGACCTGGAAGGCTCGTACGAAGAACTGCCGCCAAACCTGCTGGACGAGGTCAAGCGCGACCGCCGCTGGTGCCAGGGCAACCTGATGAACTTCCGGCTGTGGCTCAAGCAGGGTTTCCACGTGGTGCACCGCGCGGTGTTCCTGACCGGCATCATGGCCTACCTGTCGGCGCCGCTGTGGCTGCTGTTCCTGCTGCTGTCCACCGCGATGCTGGCCAAGCACGCGCTGGTGCCGCCGGAGTACTTCACGCAGCAGTACCAGTTGTTCCCGACCTGGCCCGAGTGGCATCCCGAAAAGGCGCTGGCGCTGTTCTCCGCCACCGCGACGCTGCTGTTCCTGCCCAAGCTGGCCAGCGTGGTGCTGCTGATGAAGCAGGCGCGGCGCTACGGTGGCGCGGTGCAGCTGTTCGCCAGCATGCTGATCGAGGTGCTGCTGTCCGCGCTGCTGGCGCCTACGCGCATGCTGTTCCACACCAAGTTCGTGATCGCGGCGTACAGCGGATGGGGCATCTCGTGGAAGTCGCCGCCGCGTGAAGACGCGGAGACGTCCTGGGGCGAGGCCTTCCGCCGCCACGGCTGGCATACCGCGCTGGGGCTGGCATGGGGCGGGCTGGTGTACTGGCTGAACCCGTCCTACGTGCTGTGGCTGCTGCCAATCGTCGGCTCGCTGGCGCTGTCGATCCCGCTGTCGGTGATGTTGTCGCGGGTGTCGTTCGGACGTGCCTCGCGCAATGCGGGGCTGTTCATGATCCCCGAGGAGACGCTGGTTCC encodes:
- a CDS encoding glucosyltransferase (necessary for biosynthesis of osmoregulated periplasmic glucans possibly involved in the transfer to the periplasmic space~K03669: mdoH; membrane glycosyltransferase [EC:2.4.1.-]), whose protein sequence is MELHLTPRLKQRPAQAAACERYVDRLPVSPEVRSELLADGPSAAATPAAPLTPVASGAPVISVTPDGRDAQDAIARLQSRLAAKDTPAAQGGSAYASVGRRFTMAYGNPQVGGESLLQRREDGTVKVDTGPEPERSSMVPRQWPPHIVTGWLRNTWRRMLGRPPVPETWDTLHDGPDAEGKWHPAGSHRRWFLLGLVVIQTVLATYFMTSVLPYHGADPLEIAVLGLFAILFSWVSAGFWTAMMGFLVLAKGGDRHLISRSAAPDGPLAPEARTAIIMPICNEDVTRVFAGLRATYESMARTSHLANFDFIVLSDSGNPDLRTAEHDAWMELCRAVGGFGRIFYRWRRHRVKRKTGNVADFCRRWGSKYRYMVVLDADSVMSGDCLATLVRLMEANPGAGIIQTAPLAVGRETLYARVQQFATRVYGPLFTAGLHYWQLGESHYWGHNAIIRVKPFIEHCALAPLPGRGPLSGEILSHDFVEAALMRRAGWGVWIAYDLEGSYEELPPNLLDEVKRDRRWCQGNLMNFRLWLKQGFHVVHRAVFLTGIMAYLSAPLWLLFLLLSTAMLAKHALVPPEYFTQQYQLFPTWPEWHPEKALALFSATATLLFLPKLASVVLLMKQARRYGGAVQLFASMLIEVLLSALLAPTRMLFHTKFVIAAYSGWGISWKSPPREDAETSWGEAFRRHGWHTALGLAWGGLVYWLNPSYVLWLLPIVGSLALSIPLSVMLSRVSFGRASRNAGLFMIPEETLVPREIVETQQHVENAAETPDFVDAVVDPVTNALMCATATPRTIQPDSARKRHEGLVVHALTHGPRALTPAQKHMLLGNPFALARLHELVWGSPLADAGWKDTRVLMRRAANVLPLRPRAA